A region of Salinibacter sp. 10B DNA encodes the following proteins:
- a CDS encoding ankyrin repeat domain-containing protein: MPDELPWDYHCALGYDGQDRSLAEAREIVSRVGVHAHNDLGDTPLSVAASLGVLEMIDWLLGAGADVNYVPETGGGHTALHRAAERNRAEAASRLLEAGARVQVVNESGLTPLAVAFTNTFEDPRPVAQVLLDHGAPMTETARENGLRWDAKAFCQWTEEPVPSAVQAQEAETESATTGRAAGYARVDLEADVYEWLWTHLVPDSGRADTVQGELRRAVGNLRDEAHRNGNANWSEIHEKQRAFLERHLCTADCLSRQQRREARAAVQRLADHEAPYLKDDLFDALTDCVVTYCRAHPELIPREGTA, translated from the coding sequence ATGCCGGACGAGCTTCCCTGGGACTATCATTGTGCACTGGGCTACGACGGGCAGGACAGGTCACTCGCCGAGGCGCGCGAGATCGTGTCGAGGGTGGGGGTTCATGCCCACAACGACCTCGGGGATACGCCCTTGTCCGTTGCGGCGTCGCTGGGGGTTCTCGAGATGATTGACTGGCTGCTGGGGGCCGGGGCGGACGTCAACTACGTGCCCGAGACGGGAGGGGGCCATACGGCCCTCCACAGGGCAGCAGAGAGGAATCGGGCCGAGGCGGCGTCGCGGCTGCTGGAGGCGGGGGCACGCGTGCAGGTTGTGAACGAGAGCGGTCTGACCCCGCTTGCAGTGGCATTTACGAACACGTTCGAGGATCCACGGCCGGTCGCACAGGTCTTGCTCGATCACGGAGCTCCGATGACGGAGACGGCCCGCGAGAACGGACTCCGGTGGGATGCGAAGGCATTCTGCCAGTGGACGGAGGAGCCGGTCCCGTCCGCCGTACAGGCCCAGGAGGCAGAGACCGAGTCGGCAACGACTGGGCGCGCGGCCGGGTATGCACGGGTCGATCTGGAGGCGGACGTGTATGAGTGGCTCTGGACCCACCTAGTGCCCGATAGTGGACGGGCCGATACAGTCCAGGGGGAGTTGCGACGGGCCGTGGGGAATCTTCGAGATGAGGCGCACCGCAACGGCAATGCCAATTGGAGCGAGATCCACGAGAAGCAGCGGGCTTTTCTGGAACGCCATCTCTGTACGGCCGATTGCTTGTCGCGACAGCAGAGAAGGGAGGCCCGTGCAGCCGTGCAGCGTCTGGCCGACCATGAGGCGCCCTATCTGAAGGACGATCTCTTCGACGCCTTGACGGATTGTGTGGTTACGTACTGCCGGGCCCATCCGGAACTGATCCCGAGGGAGGGGACGGCGTAA
- a CDS encoding Mrp/NBP35 family ATP-binding protein, with product MALAREDVVDALRKIVHPDREKDIIRLDMVKDLSIDGNRVSFTIVIKEPRSSFAQQVEEACERVLHEEVSRDLDVDVELDNEMIPLGDDLTVGDQSGEKQQTSGEDGVQNTIAVASGKGGVGKSTVAVNLAMALSDQGYSVALVDTDIYGPSVPKMMGMEGEKPRVNDERKIEPLEKHGIKLLSMGFMVDPDKAVVWRGPMVTKAVRQFLGDVHWGDIEYMILDLPPGTGDVQLTVVQTIPLTGAVIVSTPQDMALADARKGKAMFDNVNVPVVGMVENMAYFTPPDQPDRKYYLFGREGAKELSRELDVPFLGQVPIEQKVRETGDEGTPIVRAHPESYSAQAFDAIADELVEQVAIRNAESDPTQKVEILYE from the coding sequence ATGGCCCTTGCCCGCGAAGACGTGGTGGATGCCCTTCGTAAGATCGTGCATCCGGACCGCGAGAAGGACATCATTCGACTCGACATGGTGAAGGACCTGTCGATTGACGGGAATCGTGTGTCCTTCACGATCGTAATCAAAGAACCTCGTTCCTCCTTCGCCCAGCAGGTGGAGGAAGCCTGTGAACGCGTGCTACACGAAGAGGTGAGCCGCGACCTCGACGTAGACGTGGAGCTCGACAACGAGATGATCCCTCTCGGCGACGACCTCACGGTCGGCGATCAGAGCGGAGAGAAGCAACAGACGAGCGGCGAGGACGGCGTCCAGAACACGATTGCCGTGGCGAGTGGGAAGGGGGGAGTGGGCAAGAGCACTGTGGCCGTCAACCTGGCCATGGCGCTCTCGGATCAGGGCTACAGTGTCGCCCTCGTCGATACAGACATCTACGGCCCCTCGGTCCCGAAGATGATGGGCATGGAAGGCGAAAAGCCCCGTGTGAATGACGAGCGGAAGATCGAGCCCCTGGAAAAGCACGGCATCAAGCTTCTGTCCATGGGCTTCATGGTCGATCCCGACAAAGCGGTCGTGTGGCGCGGCCCGATGGTCACGAAGGCCGTACGACAATTCCTCGGCGACGTGCACTGGGGCGACATCGAGTACATGATTCTCGACCTTCCCCCCGGCACCGGAGACGTCCAACTCACCGTCGTCCAGACGATTCCCCTTACCGGGGCCGTCATCGTCTCCACTCCGCAAGACATGGCGCTGGCTGATGCCCGCAAGGGAAAAGCGATGTTCGACAATGTAAACGTGCCGGTCGTCGGCATGGTGGAAAACATGGCCTACTTCACTCCGCCCGACCAGCCCGACCGCAAGTATTATCTCTTCGGGCGAGAAGGAGCCAAGGAGCTTTCCCGAGAGCTCGACGTTCCGTTCCTCGGCCAAGTCCCCATCGAACAGAAGGTACGAGAAACGGGAGACGAGGGCACGCCCATCGTGCGGGCCCATCCAGAAAGCTACTCGGCCCAAGCCTTCGACGCCATCGCCGACGAACTCGTGGAGCAGGTCGCCATCCGGAACGCCGAGTCCGACCCGACGCAAAAGGTGGAAATCCTCTACGAGTGA
- a CDS encoding NifU family protein, with product MSDDVPSPDNADSSEPNVDPEMRDQIEEALDTIRPYLMADGGSVRLLNVTSDNVVELELLGACGSCPMSTMTLRAGIEQALKRSVPNVKRVEAVNATAAA from the coding sequence ATGTCCGACGACGTGCCTTCCCCCGACAACGCCGACTCCTCGGAACCGAACGTCGATCCCGAAATGCGCGATCAGATTGAGGAAGCACTCGACACCATCCGTCCGTACTTGATGGCGGACGGCGGATCGGTCCGGTTGCTGAACGTTACGTCCGACAACGTGGTGGAGTTGGAGCTGCTGGGGGCCTGTGGCTCGTGCCCAATGAGCACCATGACCCTCCGGGCCGGCATCGAACAGGCCCTGAAGCGCTCTGTCCCGAACGTCAAGCGCGTGGAAGCCGTAAACGCGACGGCCGCAGCGTAG